The window ATATATTGACACATGGAAAAATACGTTCAAAATAAAGCGCATAGAACTACATATACCTCATTTTAGGTATTGCACGTTATATAGAATATTAATACATTTGCAGATATTTATTAACACTCATAGGATTGTATTTATATGAAGAAAGAAACAATTTATCTATCTCTCGCAATGCTTGCAATTACAAATATCCCTTGTAATGCACAATCAGAAGAGGTTAAAGACTCCACATTACATCTCGAAGAAGTAACTATCAGTACCACACGTATGCCTGAAATAAAGCAAAATGCGGCTGCAACAGTTACGATTATTGACCAAAAGCAAATAGCAGAAATGAGCAAGACAGCTCCCGATATCACCCATCTCTTGGGCATGCTCACGCCTGGTATGGCTCTATCAAGTAATACTACAAGCTCTCGCGCACAATCACTTCGTGGAAGAAGTGCACTCATCTTGATTGATGGTATACCTCAATCAACTCCTTTACGTTCAACAGACCGTGATATACGAACCATCGATATCGCTGCTATCGACCATATAGAAGTGGTAAAAGGTTCTACCGCTCTCTATGGTAATGGTGCTATCGGAGGATTGATAAACATCATAACTAAAAAGAATACCACCAACAGATCTGTAGCTGGAGAGACAACTCTCTCGGGTTCAACTTATAACTTCTTCCGTCACGGGAAAGGGCAAGGTTATCGCATCAACCAGCAAGTTTATGGTCGTGTGGGACAGTTTGATTATCTCGTAAATGGGGCTTTTGGACGTACAGGTAGTGCTATTGATGGTGATGGAAAGTTTATCTCTCCACGCTACGGACTCGGTGATACCTATACAACAAACGTACTTGTAAACCTCGGTTACAGCCTATCTCCAAAGAATAGAATCGAATTGATGTATAATTACTATCGTAGTTTGCAAGATACGAAATTGATTCCTTTCGGTGGAAAATACCTACAAAGTCCTTCTATTGGTATCATTGGCAGCAAGGACCCACAGGCTGTTGACGAGGGAACAAGATACAATCACAATGCTTACCTCAAGTTTACATCAAAGGATATATTCAAACATACCGACTTAGAAGCATCTGTTTATGGTTCGGGAATATATACTATCTTTGACTTCCGTAAGGCTAACCCAGCACAGCCAAGATGGGAAGAAACAAGCGGACAGTCGGCTGTTAAAGACCGTAAGTTTGGTTTCCGCACCCAGTTTAACACTCGACTTATATTCTCAGAGAATGCTTTTGCACATTTAGCATACGGTTATGACTATCTCTACAACAAGACATCTCAACCATTGGTAGATGGTAGATATTGGGTACCATGGTTAACAAGTAACAATCATGCACCCTTTATTCAAGTGAAGACCACACTTTGGCAACACCTAAACCTCAAATTAGGAGGACGTTACGACTTCATTAATGTAAACGTACCAGACTACGATGTATTACGCAATAAGCTCTCCGACCCACAGGTTCAGGTCAAGGGTGGAAAGCTAAAGTATAATAATATGTCTTTTAACGTTGGTCTTTCCTATAACAGATATCGCGCATTTCAACCCTTCGTAGCCTACTCTCAAGGTTTTTCTATCTTTGATTTAGGACGTACATTACGTGCTGCCAAGGCTGATGTACTCTCTAAGATATCAACAGAACCAGTAAAGACAAACAACTACGAGGTGGGCGTTTACTCTGATATTAACCATTGGTTGCAGTTGAATGGATCTGTTTTCTACACCTATTCTAAGCTTGGAAGTGACCTCAAGATAGAGAATGGTTTCTGGGTAGTAAACCGTACTCCACAGAAGGTGTATGGCGTTGAATTGAGTGCAGATGCACAAATTCTCCGTAACTTAAAGGCTGGTGCTAACTTCTCATGGTTCGAAGGTAAGCTTAAATCAGCTACTGGTGATTGGGACACATATATGTCAAATATTTCCATCCCAGCCGCTAAGTTGGCAATGTATGTCAACTATGCTCCTGTCAAGAACACCTATCTCCAACTGCAATACATGCACACCGGTAAGCGTAATAGATTTACTCCTAATGCTTCAGGAGTATATAACGAGGGTGAAGGTATCGTAAATCGTATCAACTTACTAAACCTTACTGCAGGCGTAAAGATGAAGGTTTGCGACTTAAGTTTGGCTGTATCCAACTTATTGAACTACACTTATTACACACCAGCATCTATGATGATGGCACGTAATGCAGAGTATGCACATGCTGATGGACGCAAGATAACACTCACTGCAGTGTTCAAGTATTAATGTTCAAACACTCGATATACTTATTCTCAGGTACTAAAAGGACATTATATAACAAGGTAAAGTTAGGTAAAGTTTACCTCTTATAATTATATAAGATACCCTTCTAAATACAGAAGTAGCCTAAAGTATATCATAAACTATAAGCAGGGAAGACGGAATACAACAAGTATTCTAACGCTTCCCTGCTTTTCTTTTAGTTCTTCCGTTAAATGTGTAGATTATTATTGGAATGAGAATAATCCACATACATGGTATGCTTTCATCCAATAAGATTGTTTTATAAAGACTCAACACTCAACAACCATCACCCAACACCGGTATAATTACCCTCAATTAAATGGTTTTACAAATAGGGGTAAACTACATGACAAATGTAATTAGGTGCGATGTCTATCCATCTTATACAAACAACTTATTCCCTTATTAATTGAAGTTTGTAAATTATTTTCGTACAGTTCAAAACCAATACATGCTCTTTTGGGTTCTAAAAGACGCCCAATTGCCTTGCAAAAGGTGCCCTTCTGAGGTCTAACTAACGCCCTTTTGAAGTATAATTAAGCACCTATTCTTATTCCTTTTTATAACTAATTGATTTCCTGTTGGTTGCAAACCTGCTTTTTATATGTATTTTTGCCGTCCTTTATAAATGTTTTACCCGAAATTATGTAATGTTTTTTCAAAGTCTTGTCTACAGATTTTCAAAGTCTTAAATGAAATGGTTTTCAATGTCAGAGGATGATAATAGAACAGATAGTTGACTGTTTTAGCTATGCTTTTGTTTAATGAGTAACTTCGATTCATCCGTTTACACAAAACGAAAAGTGTCCACATATTTAACGGAAGAACCATTCTCTTACTTCTCAAAAAACCTTATTTATCTCTTCACACCCTATTTACTACCAATGTATAGATAACCCTTCATTACTACATGAGAGGCACACTGTCAGGCATTTATACATCAGGAAGCCAATAGTTGCAACCCTACTAAAAGACCACTAACGCAGAATGCAACTATTAAAAAGTCATTAAACCTTTGACAGAAACGCATAATTACTTACTTTTGCAATACATATAAATTAATTCAACAAAACATTTATTATTATGAAAAAGAGTTTGTTCGTTAGCATGGTTATGCTCTTTGTCGGCATGACTGTCAATGCGCAGGATTACAAAAAACAGTCGTTCATACCAGAAGCAGCTATGCCAGATGCAGGTATCTACCTCCCAGCTCCACCTGACACAGCATCTTATCAATTTGATTATGACTTCCGTCAGTATTGGTGGGGTCGAAAGATGAGAGAGGACAAAGAACGTGCTGCACAGGCTAAGTTCGACGCCAACTTCGATGTTGATTCTGTTCTCGTAGGCTTTGCCCCATCTTTTGGTTTGCTTATCACACCAGAAAAGACACCAGAGACCTACAAACTCATGTGCATGATAGGTATTGATGGCAACCATGCTGTCGACCGTGCTAAAGCGAAATATATGCGTAAACGTCCGTTTGCACAATTCCATGAGCATACACTTCAACCACAGTTTGAGGCAGAGTTGATTAACAACGGCTCTTATCCTTCAGGTCATACCTGTCGCGGTTGGATCTTCGGATTGACTTTGACAGAGTTGAATCCATCACGTGGTAACGAGATTATGAAACATGCTTACGAGTATGGTCAGAGCCGAGTTATCTGTGGTTATCACTATCAGAGCGATGTCGATGCTGGTCGTCTTTGCGCAAGCGTAGGCTTTGCTGCCGTACAATCATCTGATGCTTTCCAAAAGCAAATGGCAAAGGCTAAGAAAGAAATAGCCAAGGTGCTTGCAACAAATAAGCATTAAAAAGCTAACAATTACTTTGTTATTTCATTGAAAAGTAGTAACTTTGCACCGCTTTTCGGCGTAACCGCTGATCGTGGAAGAGTCATGGATTATGTTACGTTGGAACGACAAACAATATTTAATTAATAGAAAAATGGATTTAATTAAAGTTGCTGAAGAAGCATTTGCAACCGGCAAGCAGTTCCCAGAGTTCAAGGCTGGTGACACTATTACTGTCGCTTACAAAATCGTCGAGGGTAACAAACAGCGTATTCAGCTCTACCGTGGCGTAGTTATCAAGATTTCTGGTCATGGTGAGAAGAAACGTTTCACAGTTCGTAAGATGTCAGGCACCATTGGTGTTGAGCGTATCTTCCCAATCGAGTCACCAAACATCGATTCTATCGAGGTGAACAAGCGTGGTAAGGTTCGTCGTGCTAAACTCTACTACCTCCGTGAACTCACAGGTAAGGCTGCACGCATCAAGGAGAAGAGAACTGTTGTTGCAGAGAAGTAAACCCTTGGAAATCCAAGAAAATAAAAGTCCGGAACTATTGGTTTCGGGCTTTTTTATTTATCTATTAATAAGAATTCTTGGACATTCATTATTGATAAAGCTAACGAAAGAAGGAGAGAAAGAGTTATCATATTATGTAATCTAAAATGCCTTCTTATCAGTTTTTTGAGTGTAAAGATAAAAACTTCTCACCGTAAAAAACACATATAAGTAATGTAGGAACCCATGCTTTGCTTATCTTGTGATAGGTATCGCTAACAGATAAACACAGCATATGTCCCTACAATCCTTCAGAGATAACCTTTCAGAGAATTCCCCCTACTCAATTTCTCTACAGAGCAATTAATCTTCGTAATTCAACTTTGCATCATTTTCACCATGCAAAGCCGCATTTAAGTCTTTCCAATTCTGGAAACCAGCAAAAAGAGCTAACCTGTCTAAAGTCTTTTTAGAAGGTTTTTCCTTCCCCTTGAAATAGCCAATAATTTTCTTCAATGAAGCCGATTCCAAGTGAATGTGATAAAGTGCTAACCTACTGGACAATCTTTCCAAGTCAGAAGCCAGTTCTCTGCGGACATTTGCCTTTTGACCAAGCTCCTCGATAATGGTTCTAAGCTTCTTTTTCATTTCTCATTCTTCACTATATATACTAACGTGATACAAAAGTAATAAAAGAATAAGTAATTAAGTAATATTCAACGACTTTTCTTAAAGTTAAATATGTTAATTAAACTTGTAAACAAAGAGTGTAAATATAAATTACGTACTACGCTATATAAAATCACCTTGAAATAGAAAAGAAAGTCGCAACTTTGGACAGACGAAACCACCATCAAAGAAACATTATTTAGCGTATTGTGGCGTCTTCTTTACCATTTTCTATCCTCTTCTAAACCACTTATCACACAACATTTAGTGCTTCGCACATCACGTGCGGGGCGTTAGCACCCTATGTGCGAAGCATCAACACCACACGTGCGGACCATCCACACAACGACAGAAAAGCAATGAAACTACGCTTGTTTGAATACAAAACGAAAATAACAAGCGTCCTTCTGTAAGGATAGAAATAGAATACTTACCCATTACAAAAGGGCGCTTATATTTCGTCATGTCAATCTAATAGCGCACCAGAAAGCGTATGCTATTAGGCTAATCAAACCAACTTATTTCACAGCAATGCACTCAATCTCAACAAGCGCACCCTTTGGCAAAGCCTTTACAGCGAATGCAGAACGTGCTGGATAAGGCTCCTTGAAGAACTCAGCATAAACTTCATTCATTGCAGCGAAGTTCTCCATATCAGAAAGGAACACTGTTGTCTTAACAACATGAGACAGGTCAACACCTGCAGAAGCCAACACGTTGCATACGTTAGTGAGCGACTGGCGAGTCTGTTCCTTCACACCACCCTCAACAAAAGCATTGGTAGCTGGGTCAATAGGAAGTGAACCAGATGCGAAAATAAAACCATTGGCTTCGATAGCCTGACTGTAAGGACCTACTGCAGCAGGTGCCTTGTCTGTGTGTAATGCTTGCATATCTTTAAGTAATTTAAAGGGATTAGAGGAGCCGGAGGGTATTCAGCCTGCGCAGGATAGTCCTCACGCTCCAAAGATTGTTTTCTTTTCGAGTGTAAAAGTACTGAAATTCCTCAAAAGAAACAAACCAACACGGCTAATTTACTTAAAAACGACAAGCGTAACAGCGTATTCCATTATTTTTCCTTATCTTTGCACTACCAATTTACATATACCACATAAGTTATATGAAAGAATTAGCTCTTAAGTACGGATGCAATCCGAACCAAAAGCCTTCACGTATCTATATGGAGGAAGGCGAACTCCCAATCACAGTTCTCAGTGGTCGTCCCGGCTACATTAACTTTCTTGATGCGCTCAACAGCTGGCAACTCGTTAAAGAGTTGAAGGCCGCTACTGGTCTGCCTGCAGCTGCATCGTTCAAGCATGTCAGCCCAGCTGGTGCCGCAGTGGGTCTCCCTTTGAGTGATACTCTCAAGAAGATTTACTTCGTCGATGATGTTGACTTCGAGCTTACACCGCTTGCCAGCGCCTATGCACGTGCTCGTGGAGCCGACCGTATGTGTTCTTATGGCGACTTCTGTGCGCTCAGTGACACCTGCGATAAGGAGACAGCGTTGCTGATTAAGCGTGAAGTTAGCGATGGTGTTATCGCACCTGACTATACTCCAGAGGCTTTAGAAATTCTGAAGGATAAGCGTAAGGGTGCATACAATGTCATTAAGATTGACCCTAACTATGTGCCTGCTCCTATCGAGAAGAAGCAAGTTTTCGGTATTACATTTGAACAGGGCCGCAACGAGATGAAGCTTGATGATCCCGCACTCTTCGAGAACATCCCTACAAAGAACAAGACATTCACTGAGGATGCTAAGCGTGATCTCATCATTTCGTTGATAACTTTGAAGTACACACAGAGCAATTCTGTCTGCTATGTCAAAGACGGACAGGCAATTGGTATTGGTGCTGGACAGCAGAGTCGTATCCACTGCACTCGCTTAGCTGGTAGTAAGGCTGACGAATGGTGGTTGCGCCAGTGTCCAAAGGTTATGAATCTTCCATTTAAGAAGGGTATTCGCCGTGCCGATCGAGATAACACAATCAATATCTACATCTCTGATGAGTATGAAGATGTACTACAGGATGGTGTATGGCAGCAGTTCTTCACAGAATGCCCAGAGCCTCTGACACGTGAGGAACGCAAAGAGTGGATTGCCAAAAATACGGGTGTTGCACTCGGTTCTGACGCATTCTTCCCATTTGGCGACAACATAGAGCGTGCGCATAAGAGTGGTGTAGAATATATAGCACAGGCTGGTGGAAGTATTCGTGACGACCATGTTATTGACACTTGTGACAAATACAACATCGCAATGGCATTTACTGGCGTTCGTTTATTCCATCATTAAAAAGATTGTATATGAGTGATATTGACGATATTATTGAAACCGGAATGGTCTTTCGAAGTGCCTCGAAACCCAAAACCGATGATGGCAAGGTGAAAACCAAAGCCAAGAAAAAGAAGTATATTACTGGTGCACACGGTTCTGGCAGTGCAAAGCAGAAGGCTAAATATCGCCAGCAACGTGCCAACCGACACAAGTAAACAATACAACGAACGCCCTCGTTTGTCCGTCCCATCAAGGGGATTTGGAGAAACGAGGGCGTTTGTTATTGATGATACGGCTATTTACTCATAGCCATCACCAAAGTCTTCACCAGGATACTTCCTTAATAAGCTGGCAAAACGAGGATTATAATGAGATAACATAGCCGAATGAAAGCTTGTTGCCATCGTTATATCAGAGTCATACTCACGATCTTTCTTTTTTGAAGACAAGGCAAGTGTTGCGTCAATGAAGTTGTATGCCCACTGATTATCATAAGTCATTACAGCCTCGAATAAGTATTTGCTACGAGGAAGCATGCTACTATCATGTTTCTTTATTTCATAGTCTCGGATGCGCATCAGCAAAGGGACGAAATCTTGACAAGCCCAAACCGTAACTGCTAACAAGGCATTATTGGTTTCATCATCTTCCCTATCAACATCTTCATTCTCATTATCATAATGCGATAAAGCATCCAATAAGATAGATTTATCCTCTTCTCTACGATAGGAAGCTAAAGCTTTCAATGCCTGATAGGTTCGTTCTTTAAGAACAATCTCCTTTATCCTTGAGTAATAGCTTTCCTTCGGTGGAAGTCTCAATAAAAGTTTCTTTGTATATTGATATTTAGACAATCCGGGTGTATAGAGTGCTAAAGAGTCATTACGCAAAGAATCTTCCTTACTAATGACCGTCTTTTCTCTACATGACTGAACATTACGTAAAAACACACTACCAGCATACTCCTCCTTTATAACATCATCTGAACGCACATAAATCTTCGTCGTATCAGTATAATTCGAGAGTAATATTTCCTCTAAGTGTGTATACTTTCGACGTATCAAAGCATCTGTAGCTGCAAGTCGAACAACCACAGAATAGCTCCTATTAGTAAGTTCGCAAAGTTCTTTCGTAGTACATAATGAATCTAATAAAGACTGCACCACAGGAAAAGCTCTTGGTCCTTTGCATGTTTTAATATAAGTCGTATCAATACAATCCAACAGACTATCTACATTCAGATAATACTGTCTACCGTTAGTATTTTGCATTTCATAGTATGTTCCAGTTCTATTCAACAGGAAGAGAACCTTCGCTACCTGTTCCTGTCGCTTGTCTGTACAAGCAACCAACAGCATACATATTGAAAGGAAAAATAGGATTTTCTTCATACTATACAATAAATATCTTTACACGGAATAAACGCCTTCGAAGACAACAAAGATACTAAATTATTGATAAAAACATGCTTTTCAATCTCTTTTCTTCATCTTATTACCTTCCAAATAGAAGGTATAAAATCATTGAAAAGAACGACTTGTTCGAATTATATTCATGAAAAAAAGATTTATTTTCATGAAAAAAAAGATTTATTTTCATGAAAGGAAATATTTATTTTCACGACAAGAAATATTTATTTACGTGAAAATAATTCCGTAATAACCATGGAATGGGTATCTATTTCAAGGCAATACCTGTGTAAATAGTGCCGAATCCTTCTTTAAGAATACGTGCTGAGAAGAAGTCGGAAGCATTATCATAAGTGCAGATACCAGACTGAAGGATATTAGCTGCTGGCACACCAAGTTCTTCTAATTGAAGTTGATTGCAGAGCGGAAGGTCGATATGCCATTTCTCATACATACGTGCAATGCGTTCCATAGGGAAGCCTGCAGCCGTAAAAGCATCATAAACCTCTTGACCTACCTCAAAGTTCTTCAGTGAAATACAAGGACCAACAACCGCCTTGAGTTCCTTTGGGTCGGTACCATATAGTTCTGTCATCTTGCGAAGTGTGTGCTGTGCGATACGCTGCACCGTACCACGCCAACCAGCATGGGCTGCACCAATGGCATGATGAACAGAATCATAAAAAGAATAGGAACACAATCAGCAGTATGAACACCGATGCAGACGTTACGACAATCGGTAACGACAGCATCTTTTCCTTCCTCCATCTCGTACTGTTCAGCGGCTGAAAGACGAAAAAACTCATCCGTCACAATCAGACAATGTGTCTCGTGTATCTGATGCAGACGGATAACCTTATCCGCCTGAACACCAATCTCTGCTGCTAAAGCCTGTAGATTCTCGGCTACAGCAGACGGTTCATCACCCCGATGAGGGTTGATGTTGAGTGTAGCAAGCTTTCCCTTGCTAACTCCGCCATGACGGGTAGTGCTAAAGCTGACTACCTCGTCGGCAAGATTAAAGTAATGTAGAACAGGCTTAATCATTCGTATATTCAAAATCTTCGAGGTCTTCTACCTCATCCAATTCGTCTATACCCACCTCTTCAACATCATCAATATCAGCGTCCTCAGCCGCTAACTCGGCAGCAAAACGCGACATATCCTTGTCACGATGAACCAGTGTATCTTCTGAAAGAATACTTTGCAGCTTATTGCTCTCTGCATTAAGTTCTTTCCAAAGAATATCCTTTAAGTCATCAATTCCCTGTCCTGTAACAGCTGATATGAATACAACAGGAAGGTCTGTTGGCAACGTTTCACGCAGCATCTCAATGAGTTCATCATCAAGAAGGTCGCTTTTCGTTACCGCTAAGACACGATGTTTGTCGAGCATCTCTGGATTAAACTGCTGCAACTCATTTAGTAACACCTCGTATTCACGCTTGATATCGTCGGTGTCTCCTGGTACCATAAAGAGCAGAAGAGAGTTTCGTTCGATATGACGGAGGAAACGCAAGCCGAGTCCCTTACCTTCACTGGCTCCTTCGATGATACCTGGAATATCAGCCATAACGAAACTTTGGTTATCACGATAGCTGACAATACCTAACGATGGTTCCATCGTTGTAAAAGGATAGTTGGCAATCTTTGGCTTTGCACTTGAGAGAGAAGACAGCAAAGTAGACTTACCTGCATTTGGGAAGCCCACCAAACCGACATCAGCTAACAGCTTCAACTCAAGAATAACAGTCATCTCCTGCATTGGTTCACCTGGTTGTGCATAGCGTGGAGCCTGATTCGTAGCTGTACGGAACTGGAAGTTACCCAATCCACCACGTCCACCTTTCAGCAGTAACACCGTCTGTCCGTCATGCATAACATCGCAGACATACTTACCAGTTTCGGCATCATAGGCAACAGTACCACAAGGAACATCAATATAAATATCCTTGCCATCTGTACCATGACACTTAT is drawn from Prevotella melaninogenica and contains these coding sequences:
- a CDS encoding TonB-dependent receptor, with protein sequence MKKETIYLSLAMLAITNIPCNAQSEEVKDSTLHLEEVTISTTRMPEIKQNAAATVTIIDQKQIAEMSKTAPDITHLLGMLTPGMALSSNTTSSRAQSLRGRSALILIDGIPQSTPLRSTDRDIRTIDIAAIDHIEVVKGSTALYGNGAIGGLINIITKKNTTNRSVAGETTLSGSTYNFFRHGKGQGYRINQQVYGRVGQFDYLVNGAFGRTGSAIDGDGKFISPRYGLGDTYTTNVLVNLGYSLSPKNRIELMYNYYRSLQDTKLIPFGGKYLQSPSIGIIGSKDPQAVDEGTRYNHNAYLKFTSKDIFKHTDLEASVYGSGIYTIFDFRKANPAQPRWEETSGQSAVKDRKFGFRTQFNTRLIFSENAFAHLAYGYDYLYNKTSQPLVDGRYWVPWLTSNNHAPFIQVKTTLWQHLNLKLGGRYDFINVNVPDYDVLRNKLSDPQVQVKGGKLKYNNMSFNVGLSYNRYRAFQPFVAYSQGFSIFDLGRTLRAAKADVLSKISTEPVKTNNYEVGVYSDINHWLQLNGSVFYTYSKLGSDLKIENGFWVVNRTPQKVYGVELSADAQILRNLKAGANFSWFEGKLKSATGDWDTYMSNISIPAAKLAMYVNYAPVKNTYLQLQYMHTGKRNRFTPNASGVYNEGEGIVNRINLLNLTAGVKMKVCDLSLAVSNLLNYTYYTPASMMMARNAEYAHADGRKITLTAVFKY
- a CDS encoding acid phosphatase, yielding MKKSLFVSMVMLFVGMTVNAQDYKKQSFIPEAAMPDAGIYLPAPPDTASYQFDYDFRQYWWGRKMREDKERAAQAKFDANFDVDSVLVGFAPSFGLLITPEKTPETYKLMCMIGIDGNHAVDRAKAKYMRKRPFAQFHEHTLQPQFEAELINNGSYPSGHTCRGWIFGLTLTELNPSRGNEIMKHAYEYGQSRVICGYHYQSDVDAGRLCASVGFAAVQSSDAFQKQMAKAKKEIAKVLATNKH
- the rplS gene encoding 50S ribosomal protein L19, whose translation is MDLIKVAEEAFATGKQFPEFKAGDTITVAYKIVEGNKQRIQLYRGVVIKISGHGEKKRFTVRKMSGTIGVERIFPIESPNIDSIEVNKRGKVRRAKLYYLRELTGKAARIKEKRTVVAEK
- a CDS encoding RidA family protein, which produces MQALHTDKAPAAVGPYSQAIEANGFIFASGSLPIDPATNAFVEGGVKEQTRQSLTNVCNVLASAGVDLSHVVKTTVFLSDMENFAAMNEVYAEFFKEPYPARSAFAVKALPKGALVEIECIAVK
- a CDS encoding phosphoribosylaminoimidazolecarboxamide formyltransferase, with the translated sequence MKELALKYGCNPNQKPSRIYMEEGELPITVLSGRPGYINFLDALNSWQLVKELKAATGLPAAASFKHVSPAGAAVGLPLSDTLKKIYFVDDVDFELTPLASAYARARGADRMCSYGDFCALSDTCDKETALLIKREVSDGVIAPDYTPEALEILKDKRKGAYNVIKIDPNYVPAPIEKKQVFGITFEQGRNEMKLDDPALFENIPTKNKTFTEDAKRDLIISLITLKYTQSNSVCYVKDGQAIGIGAGQQSRIHCTRLAGSKADEWWLRQCPKVMNLPFKKGIRRADRDNTINIYISDEYEDVLQDGVWQQFFTECPEPLTREERKEWIAKNTGVALGSDAFFPFGDNIERAHKSGVEYIAQAGGSIRDDHVIDTCDKYNIAMAFTGVRLFHH
- the obgE gene encoding GTPase ObgE translates to MESNFVDYVKIYCRSGKGGRGSMHLRHVKYNPNGGPDGGDGGKGGSVYLRGNHNYWTLLHLKFQRHIYAEHGGNGGRDKCHGTDGKDIYIDVPCGTVAYDAETGKYVCDVMHDGQTVLLLKGGRGGLGNFQFRTATNQAPRYAQPGEPMQEMTVILELKLLADVGLVGFPNAGKSTLLSSLSSAKPKIANYPFTTMEPSLGIVSYRDNQSFVMADIPGIIEGASEGKGLGLRFLRHIERNSLLLFMVPGDTDDIKREYEVLLNELQQFNPEMLDKHRVLAVTKSDLLDDELIEMLRETLPTDLPVVFISAVTGQGIDDLKDILWKELNAESNKLQSILSEDTLVHRDKDMSRFAAELAAEDADIDDVEEVGIDELDEVEDLEDFEYTND